One genomic region from Spirosoma sp. KCTC 42546 encodes:
- a CDS encoding ribose-phosphate pyrophosphokinase — translation MASFNPVKIFSGSQSTYLAEKIAHYYGKDLGGYTCRRFSDGEMSPSFEESVRGCDVFLIQSTPPPADNLLELLLMVDAARRASAHYVTVVIPYFGYARQDRKDKPRVSIAAKLVANMLAASKADRLMTLDLHAGQIQGFFDFPVDHLEGTSVFVPYIKSLNLDNLVIASPDVGGANRARVFAKHFNADIVLCDKHRKRANEIASMQVIGDVEGANVVLVDDLIDTGGTMAKAAQIIMDKGAQSVRAVCTHPIMSGKAHENIANSVLDELVVSDTLPLKQTNEKIRVLSVAELFAKAIGRIRDHESISSLFIKY, via the coding sequence ATGGCATCGTTTAATCCAGTTAAGATTTTTTCAGGAAGTCAGTCTACTTACTTAGCTGAAAAAATTGCACATTATTACGGAAAAGACTTAGGTGGGTATACTTGCCGACGGTTTAGCGATGGTGAAATGTCGCCTAGTTTTGAGGAGTCCGTACGGGGTTGTGATGTATTTTTGATTCAGTCCACTCCCCCACCCGCCGATAATCTACTGGAACTGTTACTGATGGTCGATGCCGCCCGTCGAGCATCTGCCCACTATGTTACGGTTGTCATTCCTTATTTCGGGTACGCCCGGCAGGACCGGAAAGACAAACCCCGCGTGTCGATTGCCGCTAAGCTAGTTGCAAACATGCTGGCCGCTTCGAAAGCTGATCGTCTGATGACGCTTGACTTGCACGCCGGACAAATTCAGGGCTTTTTCGACTTTCCAGTCGACCACCTGGAAGGTACGTCGGTTTTCGTACCCTATATCAAAAGCCTGAATTTAGATAATCTGGTAATTGCCTCACCGGATGTAGGGGGTGCCAACCGAGCCCGCGTGTTCGCGAAACACTTCAATGCCGATATCGTGCTGTGTGATAAGCACCGTAAACGAGCCAATGAAATTGCCTCTATGCAAGTCATTGGCGATGTTGAAGGCGCCAACGTCGTGCTGGTCGATGATTTGATTGACACGGGGGGCACCATGGCGAAAGCGGCCCAAATTATTATGGACAAAGGCGCTCAATCCGTACGCGCCGTTTGTACGCACCCGATCATGTCGGGCAAAGCGCACGAAAACATTGCGAATTCTGTGTTGGATGAGTTGGTAGTATCTGACACCCTGCCTTTAAAGCAGACCAACGAAAAAATCAGAGTATTGTCTGTGGCGGAGTTATTTGCCAAAGCCATTGGCCGTATTCGAGACCATGAATCTATTAGTTCACTGTTTATAAAATACTAA
- a CDS encoding heavy-metal-associated domain-containing protein: protein METLKFKTNIKCGGCIAAVTPFLNEAVGEGHWQVDTQAPDKILTAEASNAAVVKQAIEKAGYKAEPLN from the coding sequence ATGGAAACCTTAAAATTCAAAACCAATATTAAATGTGGCGGCTGCATCGCTGCGGTTACTCCCTTTTTAAACGAAGCGGTTGGCGAAGGACACTGGCAGGTTGATACGCAAGCTCCTGATAAAATACTGACTGCCGAGGCCAGCAATGCCGCAGTTGTTAAGCAGGCAATTGAAAAAGCGGGCTATAAAGCAGAGCCGCTGAACTAA
- a CDS encoding glycine--tRNA ligase has product MTEQKISPATTLQDIIAHAKEYGFVFPSSEIYDGLQAVYDYGQNGVELKNNLKTLWWKAMTQLHDNVVGIDASIFMHPLTWKASGHVDSFNDPMIDNKDSKKRYRADQLLELKAEAYANAGDEAKSTALLQEMGRLLGENDLEGVRNLIIAEGIKDPVSGTDNWTEVRQFNLMFSTQVGSLAEDASLIYLRPETAQGIFVNFLNVQKTGRMKIPFGIAQIGKAFRNEIVARQFTFRMREFEQMEMQFFVRPGTEMKWYETWRDARMKFHQAVGLPAEKLKFHIHEKLAHYANAAVDIEYQFPFGFREMEGIHSRTDFDLKAHQELSRKKQQYFDNDIDEATGKPYGNYIPYVVETSVGADRLFLAVFCNAFTKETVGEGDQQKERTYLKLHPALAPVKAAVFPLVRKDGLPEKAEEIVKSLRSEFRVVYEERDAIGKRYTRQDLIGTPFCIAVDYQTLEDDTVTIRYRDTTEQIRIPISELKAKIGQEVSMERVLEKM; this is encoded by the coding sequence ATGACAGAGCAGAAAATTTCCCCGGCTACTACTTTACAAGACATTATCGCCCACGCCAAAGAATATGGCTTCGTATTCCCATCCTCCGAAATCTACGATGGTCTACAGGCTGTGTATGACTATGGACAGAATGGCGTTGAACTCAAAAATAACCTCAAAACGCTGTGGTGGAAGGCCATGACGCAACTCCACGACAATGTTGTGGGCATTGATGCGTCGATCTTCATGCACCCACTGACGTGGAAAGCGTCGGGTCACGTGGATTCGTTCAACGATCCGATGATCGACAACAAGGATTCCAAGAAGCGCTACCGTGCCGACCAACTCCTGGAATTGAAAGCCGAAGCCTATGCCAACGCGGGCGACGAAGCTAAAAGTACTGCCTTGTTGCAGGAAATGGGTCGTTTGCTCGGCGAAAACGATCTCGAAGGGGTACGGAATTTAATCATTGCCGAAGGCATTAAAGATCCTGTTTCCGGTACGGATAACTGGACCGAAGTCCGTCAGTTTAACCTCATGTTCTCGACTCAGGTTGGTTCGTTAGCTGAAGACGCCAGCCTGATTTACCTGCGTCCAGAAACGGCACAGGGTATTTTCGTTAACTTTCTGAACGTGCAGAAAACGGGCCGGATGAAGATTCCGTTTGGGATTGCTCAGATCGGGAAAGCATTCCGGAACGAGATCGTTGCCCGTCAGTTTACATTCCGGATGCGTGAGTTCGAGCAAATGGAAATGCAGTTTTTCGTACGTCCTGGCACCGAAATGAAGTGGTACGAAACCTGGCGCGATGCCCGGATGAAGTTCCACCAGGCGGTTGGTTTGCCCGCTGAAAAACTCAAATTCCACATCCACGAGAAACTGGCTCACTACGCCAATGCCGCTGTGGATATCGAGTATCAATTTCCGTTTGGCTTTCGCGAAATGGAAGGTATTCACTCCCGCACCGATTTCGATCTGAAAGCCCATCAGGAACTGAGCCGTAAAAAACAGCAGTACTTCGACAACGACATCGACGAAGCAACGGGTAAGCCGTACGGTAACTACATTCCTTATGTAGTTGAAACATCTGTAGGGGCCGACCGTTTGTTTTTGGCCGTATTCTGCAATGCCTTTACGAAAGAAACAGTGGGAGAGGGCGATCAACAGAAAGAGCGCACATACTTGAAACTGCACCCCGCCCTGGCTCCTGTGAAAGCCGCTGTGTTCCCACTGGTTCGTAAAGATGGTTTGCCCGAAAAAGCAGAGGAAATCGTGAAGAGCCTCCGTTCGGAGTTCCGGGTGGTGTATGAAGAGCGGGATGCTATTGGTAAGCGCTACACCCGGCAGGATTTAATTGGTACACCCTTCTGTATTGCGGTCGATTACCAAACGCTGGAAGACGATACCGTGACAATTCGTTACCGCGACACAACCGAGCAAATTCGCATTCCGATCAGTGAACTGAAAGCCAAAATTGGGCAAGAGGTTTCGATGGAACGGGTTTTAGAGAAAATGTAA
- a CDS encoding 50S ribosomal protein L25/general stress protein Ctc codes for MKKIEIVGYQRANLGRTESQAIRAEGNVPCVLYGGNEQVHFYAPAILFRDLVYTPNIFEVALNIEGTEYRAILQETQFHPVSDVLMHADFLLVTDKKPVKIAVPVRLIGTAPGVQKGGKLVTRVRKLRVKGNVENIPDFIDVDVSGLELGKSVRVGQISVKNVEVLEQASNPVASIEIPRALRGTVSAK; via the coding sequence ATGAAAAAAATCGAGATTGTAGGGTATCAACGAGCGAATCTCGGCCGCACGGAATCACAAGCGATTCGGGCCGAGGGCAATGTTCCGTGTGTGTTATACGGTGGTAATGAGCAGGTGCATTTTTATGCGCCAGCGATTCTATTCCGCGACTTAGTTTACACGCCCAATATTTTTGAAGTAGCGCTTAATATTGAAGGCACTGAGTACCGGGCTATTCTTCAGGAAACCCAATTCCATCCAGTTAGTGACGTGCTTATGCACGCCGACTTCCTGCTGGTGACGGACAAAAAGCCTGTTAAAATTGCTGTTCCTGTTCGGTTGATTGGTACAGCTCCAGGCGTACAAAAAGGTGGTAAACTGGTAACGCGCGTTCGGAAACTGCGCGTGAAAGGTAATGTCGAAAACATTCCTGATTTCATTGATGTAGATGTATCGGGCCTTGAACTGGGCAAATCTGTTCGGGTTGGTCAGATCTCGGTAAAAAACGTTGAAGTGCTTGAGCAGGCGTCAAACCCAGTAGCTAGCATCGAAATTCCACGTGCACTTCGTGGAACGGTTTCTGCCAAATAA
- the cysD gene encoding sulfate adenylyltransferase subunit CysD, whose product MNYLDQLESEAIHIMREVAGQFERPALLFSGGKDSITLVHLALKAFRPGKFPFPLVHIDTGHNFQEALDYRDNLAERIGEKLIVRYVEDTIREKKLKEPTGRNATRNGLQTFTLLDTIEEFEFDACIGGARRDEEKARAKERVFSVRDEFGSWDPKRQRPELWNLYNGRIHKGENVRVFPISNWTELDVWNYIRREKIALPSIYFAHDRELLIRDGKLMATAGGVIKPEADDQLVTRRVRFRTVGDISCTAASESTAETLDAVIDEIQATRISERGETRMDDQLSEAAMEDRKKGGYF is encoded by the coding sequence ATGAATTATTTAGATCAGCTCGAATCCGAAGCCATCCACATCATGCGGGAGGTTGCCGGTCAATTTGAGCGGCCTGCGCTCCTTTTTTCGGGCGGCAAAGATTCCATTACGCTCGTGCATCTGGCGCTGAAAGCGTTTCGTCCGGGTAAATTTCCGTTTCCCCTCGTGCATATCGACACGGGCCACAACTTTCAGGAAGCGCTCGACTACCGCGATAATCTGGCTGAGCGGATTGGCGAAAAACTCATTGTTCGCTATGTTGAAGATACAATTCGCGAGAAGAAACTGAAGGAGCCAACGGGCCGGAATGCGACCCGGAATGGCCTGCAAACATTCACGTTGCTGGATACGATCGAAGAGTTTGAATTCGATGCCTGTATTGGGGGTGCCCGTCGGGATGAAGAAAAAGCGCGGGCCAAAGAACGGGTATTTTCGGTGCGGGATGAATTCGGTTCCTGGGACCCAAAACGCCAGCGCCCTGAACTTTGGAATCTCTATAACGGCCGGATTCACAAAGGCGAAAACGTTCGCGTATTTCCCATCTCGAACTGGACCGAACTCGACGTTTGGAATTATATCCGTCGTGAGAAAATAGCACTGCCCAGCATCTATTTTGCCCACGACCGTGAACTACTCATTCGTGACGGCAAGCTGATGGCCACTGCTGGGGGCGTTATCAAACCCGAAGCCGACGATCAGTTGGTAACACGCCGGGTACGGTTCCGTACCGTTGGTGACATTTCCTGCACAGCTGCCTCAGAATCGACCGCCGAAACCCTCGACGCCGTCATTGACGAAATTCAGGCGACACGCATCTCTGAACGGGGCGAGACCCGCATGGACGACCAGCTTAGCGAAGCTGCTATGGAAGACCGCAAGAAGGGCGGGTATTTTTGA
- a CDS encoding sulfate adenylyltransferase subunit 1: MDLLRFITAGSVDDGKSTLIGRLLYDSKSILADQLEAIERASKSRDDGEIDLALLTDGLRSEREQGITIDVAYRYFQTPARKFIIVDAPGHIQYTRNMVTGASNCQLAIVLVDARHGVAEQTRRHSLIASLLGIPHIVVAVNKMDLVGYSQDVFTDICINYADLAKNLNVKHVTYIPMSALNGDNVVDRSESMPWYDGQTLLEHLETVLIDDDVNLTQARFPVQYVIRPQTAELHDYRGYAGKITSGQFRKGDAITVFPSGETSTIDAIEIAETHLEEATTPMSVVLHLATDVDISRGDLIVRSDSQPLSSQTVEAMLCWMDSKEFKVGSKYVLQVGTFRTRCSVREISYQLNVNTYEQIEGVEQLRLNDLAKVVLRTAQPISFDPYTTNRASGGAILIDETSNVTVGALMLVGEA, encoded by the coding sequence ATGGATCTCCTTAGATTTATAACAGCCGGTTCGGTTGACGACGGCAAAAGCACGCTTATCGGGCGGCTTCTTTACGATTCCAAATCCATCCTGGCCGATCAGCTTGAAGCCATTGAACGCGCCAGTAAAAGCCGTGACGATGGTGAAATTGACCTCGCGTTACTTACAGATGGCTTACGTTCAGAACGTGAACAGGGCATTACGATCGACGTAGCCTATCGCTATTTCCAGACGCCAGCTCGTAAGTTCATCATTGTGGATGCGCCCGGCCATATTCAATATACCCGCAACATGGTAACGGGTGCGTCGAATTGCCAGTTAGCCATTGTACTAGTCGATGCGCGGCATGGTGTGGCCGAACAAACCCGTCGGCATTCGTTGATTGCGTCGCTTTTGGGAATCCCTCACATTGTGGTGGCTGTTAACAAAATGGACTTGGTTGGCTATTCGCAGGATGTGTTCACGGATATCTGCATTAACTACGCGGACTTAGCCAAAAACCTGAATGTCAAGCACGTAACCTATATTCCGATGAGCGCGCTCAATGGCGATAACGTTGTTGATCGGTCGGAGTCAATGCCATGGTATGATGGACAGACATTGCTGGAGCATCTGGAAACAGTCTTGATCGACGATGATGTGAATCTAACCCAGGCTCGCTTTCCTGTGCAGTATGTCATTCGGCCGCAAACCGCAGAGTTACACGACTACCGGGGCTACGCTGGTAAAATTACCAGTGGCCAGTTCCGGAAGGGCGATGCTATAACGGTATTCCCGTCGGGCGAAACCTCAACTATCGACGCCATTGAAATCGCCGAAACGCATCTGGAGGAAGCCACAACACCCATGTCGGTTGTACTGCACCTGGCAACAGATGTAGACATTAGTCGGGGAGATCTGATTGTTCGCTCGGACAGCCAGCCGCTTAGCAGTCAAACAGTTGAAGCGATGCTTTGCTGGATGGATTCCAAGGAGTTCAAAGTGGGTAGTAAGTACGTATTACAGGTTGGCACCTTCCGAACCCGTTGCTCAGTTCGTGAGATATCGTATCAACTGAACGTAAATACCTACGAACAGATTGAGGGAGTTGAACAATTGCGGCTAAATGATCTGGCCAAAGTCGTTCTACGGACTGCACAGCCAATCAGTTTCGATCCTTATACAACCAATCGTGCGTCGGGTGGTGCGATCCTTATCGACGAAACATCCAACGTAACGGTAGGTGCGTTGATGCTGGTTGGCGAAGCGTAA
- a CDS encoding papain-like cysteine protease family protein, producing MAETMYFTIAGEMPKIAQPSDSTCWAAVGTMMVSWRDQVSYSIETAIDNLGSDFRYLFDNNLSLMPDRNEDFATATGMKFNWPRCETPESILQLLQNYGPLLVIDDETPDSINFLRHARIIIGIDGESTPSKIYLSIINPDGGFTQDELFETFTAKYESLADDSRYKVQMMHY from the coding sequence ATGGCAGAAACAATGTACTTTACTATAGCTGGTGAAATGCCAAAAATAGCACAACCCTCAGACAGTACATGCTGGGCAGCAGTTGGAACGATGATGGTTTCTTGGCGAGATCAAGTATCATATTCGATTGAAACTGCAATAGATAACCTTGGTTCTGATTTTCGATATTTATTTGACAATAATTTATCATTAATGCCAGATAGAAATGAGGATTTTGCAACCGCTACCGGCATGAAATTTAATTGGCCCAGGTGTGAAACACCAGAGAGCATCTTACAATTATTGCAGAATTATGGGCCATTACTAGTCATTGATGATGAAACCCCTGATTCAATAAATTTTCTCAGACATGCGCGTATAATTATAGGTATAGATGGCGAAAGTACGCCATCAAAAATCTATCTATCTATTATTAACCCAGACGGTGGCTTTACGCAAGATGAATTATTTGAAACATTTACAGCCAAATATGAATCGTTGGCTGATGATAGTCGGTATAAAGTGCAAATGATGCACTATTGA
- a CDS encoding cation-translocating P-type ATPase, producing MTTNPIKTSPGNDIVRNAEIRKTFPVLEMSCAACAVSVESILKSTPGVSDAGVNYANQSAWVQFDPKAVTVVDLQNAVRAIGYDIVIESEDPTQADPQQVQAEAQQRHYKQLKQRTIWALVLSLPIVVIGMFFMDQPNGVKWTSYANYLMMFLSAAVVFGLGRSFFVNAWKQALHARANMDTLVALSTGIAFLFSAFNTVYPEFWHHRGQHPHVYFEAASVVVAFILLGKVLEERAKSTTSSAIKKLMGLQPKTVRLVEGDTEREVPISSVQVGQLLVVRPGEKIPVDGRVELGQSYVDESMISGEPLPVEKLAGTTVFAGTINQKGSFRFRAEKVGADTLLAQIIRMVQDAQGSKAPVQQLVDRIAGIFVPVVLGIALLTFVVWMVFGQYLAPEADPFTTALLTSVTVLVIACPCALGLATPTAIMVGIGKGAEHNILIKDAESLEVAHRVNALILDKTGTITEGKPVVTDLYWTASEDELPMLQRVLYTLESLSEHPLAEAVTLKLTDTKSVLVDSFESVTGRGVKAHYQSETYFVGNQSLLEENQIELSETQIQQASKLQSQAKTVVFFAKRRVDEKQAEVLATIAIADPIKPSSKKAIDTLQSRGIDVYMLTGDNAQTAASVAKQVGVDYYNANMMPADKANFVNELQTTGKIVAMVGDGINDSQAMAQADVSIAMGKGSDIAMDVARMTLITSDLNSIPQALQLSKQTVRVIRQNLFWAFIYNIIGIPIAAGLLYPSFGFLLNPMIAGAAMALSSVSVVSNSLRLRGMKL from the coding sequence ATGACAACCAACCCAATTAAGACAAGCCCAGGAAACGACATAGTCAGGAACGCTGAAATTCGGAAAACCTTTCCGGTACTGGAAATGAGCTGTGCCGCCTGTGCGGTCAGCGTCGAATCAATTCTGAAAAGTACGCCAGGGGTTAGCGATGCGGGGGTAAACTACGCCAATCAATCTGCCTGGGTACAGTTCGATCCAAAGGCCGTTACCGTGGTTGACCTGCAAAACGCGGTACGTGCTATTGGATATGATATCGTTATCGAGTCGGAAGACCCGACCCAGGCCGATCCACAGCAGGTGCAGGCAGAAGCTCAGCAACGACACTATAAACAGCTAAAGCAACGGACAATCTGGGCTTTGGTTCTGTCGCTGCCAATTGTTGTGATCGGTATGTTTTTCATGGATCAGCCCAACGGTGTGAAGTGGACTTCTTACGCCAATTACCTGATGATGTTCCTGTCGGCAGCCGTAGTGTTTGGCTTAGGACGTTCATTTTTTGTCAATGCTTGGAAGCAGGCTCTTCATGCACGCGCAAACATGGACACGTTAGTAGCGCTCAGCACGGGTATTGCGTTTTTGTTCAGTGCATTCAATACGGTTTATCCTGAATTCTGGCATCACCGTGGCCAGCACCCGCATGTGTATTTTGAAGCGGCCTCGGTAGTGGTTGCCTTTATTTTGTTGGGAAAAGTACTTGAGGAACGGGCTAAATCAACGACTTCTTCAGCCATCAAAAAACTGATGGGTTTGCAACCCAAAACGGTTCGTCTAGTTGAGGGTGATACCGAACGGGAGGTGCCAATTTCGTCAGTGCAGGTCGGTCAGCTACTGGTCGTTCGCCCTGGCGAGAAAATTCCGGTTGATGGTCGGGTTGAGTTGGGGCAGTCGTATGTCGATGAAAGTATGATAAGCGGAGAGCCTCTGCCGGTTGAAAAACTGGCAGGTACAACCGTTTTTGCCGGAACGATTAACCAGAAAGGGAGTTTCCGGTTTCGGGCCGAAAAAGTAGGTGCCGACACGCTCCTGGCGCAAATCATTCGCATGGTGCAGGATGCCCAAGGGAGCAAGGCCCCCGTGCAACAGCTGGTTGATCGGATTGCAGGCATCTTCGTTCCGGTAGTTCTTGGCATTGCGCTCTTGACATTTGTGGTCTGGATGGTATTTGGACAGTACCTGGCTCCTGAAGCCGATCCGTTTACAACGGCCCTGCTGACCTCTGTAACGGTACTGGTCATCGCCTGTCCCTGTGCATTGGGATTGGCAACACCAACCGCTATTATGGTGGGTATTGGCAAGGGAGCTGAACATAATATCCTAATTAAAGATGCCGAGAGCCTCGAAGTCGCCCATCGGGTAAATGCCCTTATCTTAGATAAAACGGGTACCATTACTGAGGGTAAACCCGTCGTAACCGATTTATATTGGACAGCTTCTGAAGATGAACTTCCTATGCTTCAGCGCGTATTATATACGTTGGAATCACTGTCGGAGCATCCACTGGCGGAGGCTGTCACACTGAAGCTGACCGATACGAAATCAGTACTAGTAGATTCTTTTGAAAGTGTAACGGGGCGAGGTGTGAAGGCCCACTACCAAAGTGAAACGTATTTTGTTGGTAATCAGAGTCTGCTGGAAGAGAACCAAATTGAATTGTCTGAAACACAAATTCAACAAGCTTCTAAACTACAGAGCCAGGCCAAAACGGTTGTGTTTTTTGCAAAGCGTAGGGTTGATGAGAAGCAAGCAGAAGTGTTAGCCACAATTGCAATAGCCGATCCTATTAAGCCTAGTTCGAAGAAGGCGATTGATACCTTACAAAGTCGGGGTATTGACGTATATATGTTGACGGGCGATAATGCCCAAACGGCCGCTTCTGTAGCGAAGCAGGTAGGAGTGGACTACTATAATGCCAACATGATGCCTGCTGATAAAGCCAATTTTGTGAACGAGTTACAAACTACAGGAAAGATAGTCGCCATGGTTGGTGATGGTATTAACGACTCGCAGGCAATGGCTCAGGCCGATGTAAGTATTGCCATGGGTAAAGGTTCAGACATTGCGATGGACGTAGCCCGTATGACGCTGATTACATCCGATTTGAACAGTATACCCCAAGCCCTGCAATTGTCGAAACAAACCGTCCGGGTTATTCGGCAGAATTTGTTCTGGGCTTTTATCTACAATATTATCGGTATTCCTATTGCTGCTGGCCTACTGTATCCTTCGTTTGGATTCTTATTAAATCCGATGATAGCCGGAGCCGCTATGGCATTGAGTTCGGTATCAGTTGTAAGTAATAGCCTGCGGCTGCGGGGTATGAAACTCTGA